In Phyllobacterium sp. T1293, the genomic window CGTGATCCGGTTGCTTGGATGACTGATAACCTCCACCGTTCTCTAACCGTTTCCGAAATGGCGTCGCGGGCATGTCTCAGTCCTCGACACTTTGCAAGAGCATTTCAGGCGGAGACGGGTATTACCCCAGCTCGGATGGTTGAAAGGCTGCGCGTTGAAGCGGCGCGCCGGGCACTTGAAGATGGGCGGGCTGCGCTGAGTATCGTTGCAATGACTTGCGGATTTCAATCCGAGGAGACGATGCGCCGCTCTTTCCTCCGGCAAGTTGGCATCCCGCCCGGAGAATACCGCGAGCGCTTCCGTTCATATCCGAGTTTGCTGATCAATTAGGATCTATAGAGCGGTGATATACTTACCGCTCTGGCCTTCAATCCGGACATAAGTCCCGCGAGTTCGTCAGGATGGTGCGCATTAAATACCCCCTCAATCTGCCTGCATGTAATCCGCCACGCTGTAGCAATGGCTCGCCTGATAGGCGTTACGCCCCCGGTTCATGTGCGTCAGGTTGAAGGTCCGGATGCCGCGCAACACGCGGCTGTTTATGAGAAATTTGTGGATCGAGACGGCGCTGCGCACGTTGATGCCGAAAATGTCCGCACCACGCGGGAAGAAATAACTGACGTCCTCTGGCATCGCGACGCTTTGCTCGAGAAAGGGTTCATCCACCCGGCTCGGCGTGGCCGAACGATCCGTAGTGAAATCCGAAAGATGCACGATGAATCTGGCGCGGATATCTTCGTCTTGGGCATAGAGCGTAAAAAGCTCCATCCAACTCGCATTGACGCGGATGAGGGGCTTGTCCGATGTCGACGGCAGGCAGGAAACCGACCAGTAGTAGCGTTCGGTCTTGCGGGGAATGGGAATGCAGCTTGGACCATATAGCGCGAGAATTTCCAACACTTCCTTAGCTTGCGGGCGACGAAGCAGCTTCTCAAATCGAGCGACATATTTGAAACGTTGTTCCATGGACTCCAAGCGATCGACCGTGTCTGGCAAGTCGATCTTGCCCTCTATCCAATCGCGCTGCTGCTCCAATTCAAGGAATTGCCGCACACCGGTAATTTTCGGGCGAGAGGTCGCTGCCATGTCAGAAGCCTTGCGAAATTCGTGTGCTCGTCATCGACTGACTCCTGCTTCCTTGCTTGGGTGTTTGCGAGTCTAAGCATCGCCCAATACGCCTGCGAATAATATCGCGAAGATAATGAGTTTGGAACGCCTATGCGGCCACGAAGACAAAGTCGCATTGTTCGTTCGTTTGACCATTTTCACAAAAGCGCATCAAGACACTCACTGAATTGGACCATTTGGTAGGAAGTTAAACTTCACCTATTTGAAGGCAAAAAGAACGTTTGATGAAAGTATGCGCGGAACGCTTCCATGGCTGGTGTGAATTGGGCATTGCGTCTCCAGGCAAGCCCGACATCCATTGATGGAATAGGTTCGGTAGGCACGATGGTCTCGATACGTTTTCCTTCCAAAGACCACGGACGCAGAACCATGTCCGATAAAATTGTCACCCCGTGACCGTCAGCGACCAGAGAGCGTACCGCTTCCACCGATGAGGTGCGCAAGGTAACGTTAGGGCGATATGGTGTTGTGCTCCAATATCGAAGCGAGGTGTGTGCTGCCTCGTCTACCGTCAGCATGATGTAGGGCTCCTCAACAATATGTCTTAGACCCACCGCTTCTTTTGTTAATAGCGAATGCCTTGCCGGTACCCATAGACGGCGGCGCGAACTCATAAGTGTTTCCGTAGTAAGATCTGGGTTTATCACATTGGATGTGAGCAGAACGGCCATATCATAACGATTTGCCAGCAAACCTTCTTCTATCGCTTCGCGATTGAGCTCAAACAATTGGATGCTGAGATTGGGCCATGCACGCCGCAACCGACCTAAATGCTGCGGCAAAAAATATCCGAACACCGTGTAGGAGGCAGCCACGGTTAATTCCCCCGAAAAATCACCGGCGGGTAACAGGAGATTTGTGGCTTCATTGACCTTATTGAGTATGTCATATGCGTGAAAGAGAAACTGCCGCCCGGCTGTGGTGAGGTCCATCCCTTGTGCCGATCGATTGAATAATTCCAAGCCCACCGTCTGCTCAAGATCTTTGATGGCTGTGGTGATAGCAGATTGAGATATTCGCAGTTCTGCCGACGCTAGGGATATCTGGCCATATTCCGCAGTAGCCACAAAATAGCGAATTTGACGCAGGCTTAGAGACATAAACGCACCTCACCGTTTTTCAAAATACAGGGCAGAGTATTATCGATAAAATCGATGCAGCGCAATAAATGGCGATCGCACATTGGTGCGAGGGATTGAGATGGACCGATATAACCGCAGAAATTGTGGCTTGGGGGCGTCGACGCTGGTTCTCTCTCTATCTGATATTTTAATATTGAGTATTGCATTTTAGAATTTTTCAAGCGCCTGCCATCGTCGTATCGTAACAAAAAAGAAATGGAACACGAGAGCCGGAAGGTTCCCACGAATTGATGGAGGGACAATGCCGTTATCGGCTGTGGATCTGAATTGTGATATGGGCGAAGGCTTCGGTCATTGGCGTCTTGGAGATGCCAATGATGCCGACTTGATGCCGATTATCAGCTCGGCCAACATCGCTACAGGCTTTCACGCGGGCGATCCAAACTTGATGGATGCAACTGTCCGCCTTGCCGCTCAACATGGCGTCAGTATAGGTGCGCATCCGGGATACAGGGACCTACAGGGTTTCGGCAGGAGACGAATTGGCGGCTCGAGTGAGGAGACTGTCAACGATATTATCTATCAGATTGGTGCATTGCGCGAGTTTGCCCGGCGTTACGATGCCAATCTTCAACATGTAAAGCCTCACGGGGCACTGTACATGGATTTGGCAAGTAATGAAGAAATGTCCCGGTTATTTGTCAACTCAATGCGAACCACGGCTCCTAACGCCTTCATCTATTGCATGGATATTTCGAAGACTTATCAGGCGGCAATAGAGGCTGGTCAGCCTGTCATTCGAGAGTTTTATGCGGATCGTGAATATGATCGTTCTGGATCAATTGTCTTTACACGCCGGACCGCGAGGCTCGATCCCGGCCTGATAGCCGAAAAAGTCGTTCGTGCCTGCAAGGAAGGTCAGGTCAAGACCGTTGATGGCGATCTTATCGACATTGAGTTTGATTCCATCTGCTTTCATTCCGATACGCCTGGCTGTCTGGAGATTGCAAAGGCAATGCGTGCTGCGCTCATTGCCCATGGAATCAAGATCACTCCGGCATCCGAATTGGCGCACCCATCCAAGTTCACCGCGAGAGGATGAAGATGTCCGTACGAGAAATAAAATCCCCACTTCCCGGCATTTTCTTCCGGAGCCCCTCGCCAGATAGCGAGCCGTTCAAACGCGATGGCGATGCTGTCGATAGCTCGGATGTCATCGGGATCATTGAGGTCATGAAATCATTTCACGAGATCAAAGCGGGCCTGAAGGCCAGCAATATCAGGTTTCTGATTGATGATGGCGATGCCGTTATGGCTGGCCAACCGCTGGCTGAGGTTGAGACATGAACATCAGCTCTGTTCTGATTGCCAATCGTGGAGAGATCGCAGTGCGCATTAATCGTGCTGCCAAGGCATTGGGATTGCGCACGGTACAGGTTTATAGCGCCGCTGATGCAAACTCTCTAGCGGTGAAGCTTGCTGACGAAGCAATCGAGATTGGGCCGGCGACCGCCAAGAAATCCTATCTGAATATCGACACGATTATTGCTGCTGCAATAATGGCCGAAGTTGACGCGGTTCATCCGGGTTATGGATTTTTGGCAGAAAATGCAGATTTTGCCGACGCCGTTATTGCCGCCGGTATGAAATTTGTCGGACCCGACGGGGCTTCCATTCGCCTGTTGGGGGATAAAGTTGCGGCACGCAATCAGGCCGAAAAAGCCGGAGTTCCCACCGTACCAGGTAGTGGTGGGCGTATTGCTGATGTCGAAGAAGCTGCGGCGATTGCTTCAGCCATTGGTTTTCCCGTGATGATCAAGGCTGCAGCTGGTGGTGGCGGGCGTGGAATCCGCGTCGCGCAAGATATTGACGAGTTCAAACAGCATTTCCCGCAAGCCTCGGCGGAGGCGGCAGCAGCATTCGGTGATGGAGGTCTCTATATCGAGAAGGCGATCCTGAACGCCCGTCATATCGAAGTACAGATGCTCGGTGATGGCAAGAATTTTGTTCATTGTTATGAACGCGAATGCTCGTTGCAGCGGCGCCGACAAAAAGTATGGGAAGAAGCACCCGCTGTTGGCCTTCCCGAATCCGTGCGCCAACGCCTGTGTGATAGTGCCGTCTCACTGGCACGCTCAGTTGGATATAGTGGTGCTGGAACGGTCGAATATCTCTACGATGAAGCCAGCCAGAAGTTTTATTTCCTTGAGGTCAATACGCGTATTCAGGTCGAACATCCCGTCACCGAGATGATCACCGGGCTCGACCTTGTGCAGGAAATGCTTCGGATTGCTGGTGGAGAGACACTGTCCGTTCGCCAGCAGGATATTGCAATCAAAGGCCATGCAATCGAATGCCGGATTAACGCTGAAGATCCATCAAAAGACTTCATGCCTTTTCCCGGTACGATAGACCGGATCAGCGTGCCGGTGGGCAAGGATATTCGCTTCGACACCATGCTTTTTCAAGGTTATGTGGTTCCACCGTTCTACGACTCTCTCTTGGGAAAACTCATCGTCCATGGTGCCGATCGCGCCCAATGTTTGGCAAGGCTAACAGTGGCATTGAGCGAGTTGAAAATCGACGGAATTCCAACAACGATACCGCTGCATGCCGCTCTTGCGAAGGACCCCGATATCGCCATCGGCCATTTCCACACACGGTTCCTGGAAAACTGGCTCGAAACCAGATTTAATCCGCCTGCGTCGTCAGACCAAGCATACCGGGAGGCTACTGGATGAAAACCCGATATTCATTTGGTGGAGACGAACATCTCTTTGTCGAGTGCGCCGAGAGCATGTCACTTGAGGCCTTTTTCAAAAGCCTCTCCATGACAAATGCCATCCGCGAAAGTGGCATCAAAGGGGTGACGGAAATCTGCCCGGCCAATGCTTCTTTCCAGATAAAATTCAATCCCGATCAAATTAAGCCTGACGACGTACTTTCCGAAGTACAGGTCATTGAAAAAGCCGCTGATAAGGCTGAGCCGACAATCAAGACCCGGATCATCGAGATTCCCGTCTTCTATGAAGACCCTTGGACCTACGAGACCCTGATGCGGTTTCGCGAGCGGCATCAGGACCCGAGTTTGACTGATCTGGAATATGCAGCACGCATAAATAATCTTGACGGTGTCGGCGATTTCATCAACGCGCACAGCGGCTCGCCATGGTTTGTATCGATGGTGGGTTTCGTTGCCGGCCTGCCCTTCATGTATCAGATGGTCGATAAGCCGAAACAGTTGCAGGTGCCCAAATATCTTCGACCCCGAACAGACACGCCCAAACTGACCATCGGTCATGGCGGCTGCTTCTCCTGCATTTATTCAGTTCGCGGCGCTGGCGGTTATCAGATGTTCGGTGTTACGCCGATGCCGATTTTTGACCCCGAGCAAAAGACGAGCTACCTGCGCGACTTCATGGTGTTCTTCCGTCCGGGGGATATTGTCAAATACAGACCGATAGCACGCGAAGAATATGACGCGATACTTGGAGACGTATCCGCCGGACAATTCGTTCCGAAAATGCGTGACGTTACATTCGATTTGAGAGAATTCCAAAAAGATACCAATGGCTACAACGCCAGGCTGGAGGGAATGATCAATGGTTATTAAGGTCATCAATCCGGGCTTATCGACAACAATCCAAGATCTCGGCCGCCCCGGTTACTTTCATCTTGGCATTCCGCTCGGCGGCGCCATGGATCGCCTTGCTTTACGCGCTGCCAATCTTCTCGTTGGCAATGACGAGGGTGCGGCTTGCCTTGAAGCTGTGTTTGTAGGTCCGGAACTTGAATTCGCCAAAGAAACGGTGATTGCAGTTACTGGCGCAGACATGCCAATGAAAATTGACGGCGAGGAAAAGCCGGGTTGGACGGTAATCAAGGTCAAATCCGGACAAACGCTTAGCTTTGATTTTCTGAGCAAAGGTGCTCGGATTTATATCGCCGTCGCTGGTGGTATAGATGTTCCCATCGTCCTTGGCAGTCGATCGACTTACATCATAGGTGCGTTGGGAGGTTTCCGGGGACGGGCAATTGCCAACAACGACCAACTGCCAATTGGCCCTTCAGGACGATTGAGCGAGGGGGCAAGTCTGGAAGGCTCTCTCCGGCCAAAGATGGCCACGCCAGCGGAGCTTCGCGTTCTGCCTGGGCTCTACTGGCATCGGTTACAAAAGATATCGATGGGCAGCTTTTTCGATGATCAATGGAAAGTTGCCTCAGAAGCCGATCGCATGGGATACCGGTTCCGTGGTGGACGAGCTTTGCAGTTTGTCGATCGTGAGCCACCCTTTGGTGCTGGCTCTGATCCATCGAATATTGTCGACAGTTGTTATCCTTACGGTTCCATTCAGGTGCCTGGTGGAACTGAACCGATTATCCTTCATCGGGATGCGGTTTCCGGCGGTGGTTACTGCACCATAGGTACTGTCATTTCCGCTGATATGGACATGATCGGGCAGATGCAACCCAACACTCCAACGAGATTTGTCGAAGTTGACATGAAGATGGCGCTGGCCGCGCGAGCCCACCGTGCCGCTCTGCTCCAGAGTATCAGGCATGCATTAGCCTAAAGATATATCCGGTCTGAATATCGACTGGCGTTTAGCTGCATTCAAAAAATATAAAAAAGGGGAATTATGATGGCAGGTAAAATATCGGCCGCGGAAGCGGACAATCTCGACTATTCAAATATTGCTGTTCCACCAAATGCGCGTATGCCGAAAATGGCACTGACAATGGCGTGGTGGGCTGTTTGCAGTGCTGTATTCTACATCGTCGTCGGCGCAGCGCTTGCTATCGGTTTTGGGACGCGCAACGCGATCATCGGTATGGTCCTGTCAGTGATTACCTATGGTCTTATCAATGCTGTATTAAGTCGCTTTGCAATACGCTCCGGCCTGTCCGTTGCGTTGTTCTCGCGTGTCCTTTTTGGCAATGTCGGAGCAGGACTGGCTACGCTGATTTTTTGTGCGACAGCTATTTACTACGCCGTCTTTGAAGGGTCCGTCATTGCTGTCGGGATCAATACCGTCTTTCCGTGGATATCCTATCCGCTCGCGGCGCTCATAGTGGTGCTGTACAGTGTTCCGCTGATCTTCGGCAGCATTCAAACGTGGCTGGACAAATTCAACGGAGTCCTGTTGCCATTTTATATACTTGGCCTGGTAGTCGCGGTGGTCCTTGCCATTGGTGAGTACGGATACAGCAATAAATGGCTCAATCTCGGCCCAGCTTCTGGAGAAGTTGCAGGTGGCTGGTGGTCCTGTTTCGTCTACTATATGGGCGTCTGGGTGTTGATGATGTTCACCTTCGACTATGCCCGTTTTGGGCGTCAGGAAGATGTTGGTTATCACGCCTGGTTCAATTTTGGTATGCCATTTTACATCATGGTATTTCTTGTCAGTGGCCTGTTTGGCATCTTCATGATCGGAACCGTGCCGGACCTTGGAAAGGTCACTGAAGTCACAGTCCTGTTGGCTCTCCTCAAACTGATGGGAGTATGGGGATTGCTGTTCGTCTGGATTACGCAAACTCGCATCAACACTGCCAACTACTATCTTGCAGCCGTCAATATGGAGGCGCTTTTCCAGCTGTTTGGTAAATTGCCGTTTGGGCGCATTGGATGGGCAATTGTTGTTGGTGCAATTGTTTATCTTTTGATGCTCGCCGACGTCTTCACATATCTTCTCCAGGCGCTTGCTTACCAAGGTATCTTCGTTGTCGCATGGGTCGCCATTGCGGTATCACACATTCTGAGCGACCACTACAAACGTGTTGCCGGTGACAAGATCGAGTACCGGGCCAGCCATGTTCCTGCTTTTAACCCTCTCGGCATTACGGCATGGTTTGCAGCCGCAGCCGTTGGAATTGGCTTGCATCTTTCCGGGGGCTTCTACGCGGACCTGTCTGCTCCAGCAACCGCTATCATAGCCTTCGGCATGTATGCGATTGGATTAACTGTTGCCAAAAGGGAATGGTTCCTCATCTCGAGTTGACTCTGGAATAGGGATCTTCGTTTTTTCGGAGAGCGGAGATCCACCCCTGTTGCTGGAGCGCATTAGCCAGCCATTGAAGACTGCTCCAAAGTAGATTTCATGGATTTACTGGCCTCCAAATATCTCCATCTATCAGACCGGCCTCTTGAGAGCCCTGTGCCCGTGCCCCGCCAACTGGATCGCCTCTGTCCTCCCATTCGGGTTTGCAGGATAGCATAATGCGCCCCTCCATCATCATCAAAGTCCAGTTTCAAACATTTGGCGGGAGGCATTAGCGTGCTTCTGTCTGAGGGCATCTGCGTTATTTATACGTGTTTACGTATAAATATCTTTTAAACGCTTTCGCGTATATCGTCAATATAATCGCGTTTGCGTATATTGACAGGTTATACGTTATCGCGTATATGGATGATTGGAGGCTGCCATGAACGAACAGATTGCCCGCACAGAAAAACAACTCGGTGCCATCCTGCGCCGCGCCCGCAAACAGGCGCACTTGAGCCAAGGTGCGCTTGGCGAACAAATCCATATGCGGCAGGGTACGGTTTCGCGCCTTGAAGCCGGGGAGCCAGCCGTCCAGTTGCGCACTCTGATGGAAGCCCTTTCAGCTCTCAATCTGGAACTGGTCGTTCGATCACGCAGCCAGAGTAGCGCCGCCGATATCGAGGACTTGTTCTGATGGCAAGAAGGCGGGCGCACGTACCCCTCAACGTTTTCCTGAACGGCCGTCATGTCGGCGTGTTGCGCCGCGAGGCCACAGGCGCAATCGACTTCCAGTACGGACGCGGCTGGCTGGATTGGCGCGGCACATTCCCGGTGTCACTATCACTGCCCTTGCGCGAGGACCGCTATATCGGCACCCCGGTCATCAATGTGTTCGACAACCTGCTGCCTGACAATGACGCAATCCGCAACCGGGTCGCCGAGCGCGTCGGCGCACAAGGAACTGACGCTTTCAGCCTGCTAACCGCTCTGGGTCAGGATTGCGTGGGCGCTCTGCAATTCCTGCCCGACGGCACTGATCCCGGCACTGTCGGCGATACTGACGGCAAACCGGTCAGCGACGATGAGGTCGCGGACATCATCAAAAATCTTGCCGCCGCGCCGCTCGGCATGGGCGAAGACGAAGATTTTCGAATCTCAATTGCCGGGGCACAGGAAAAAACCGCCCTGCTGCGCAAGGATGGCCAGTGGTTTAAACCCACGGGAACCACCGCCACCACTCATATTCTCAAACCGCAGATCGGCCAGCTTCCCAATGGCATCGACCTCTCCAACAGCGTCGAAAATGAATATCTATGCCTGAAGCTGCTGCAAGCAATGGGCGTCCCCACCGCCAGCGTCGAGATCGCGGATTTCGGGGAACGCCGTACACTAATCGTCGAACGTTTCGACCGCCTTTGGACGAAGGACGGAAGATTGCTCCGTCTGCCGCAAGAGGATACTTGTCAGGCGCTGTCGATCCCGCCCACCAGAAAATATCAGTCTGACGGCGGCCCTGGAATGCGGGAAATCACCAACCTGCTGAAAGGCAGTGACACACCCGATGCCGATATCGCGACATTCATGCGCGCCGGGGTTCTGTTCTGGTTGCTCGGCGCGACTGACGGTCACGCTAAAAACTTCAGTATTTTCCTTGGTCCCGGCGGACGCTTCCGAATGACACCCCTTTACGATGTGCTGACCGCACAACCGAGCCTCGATGAAGGCCAGATTTCCCGCAAGAAATTTAAACTTGCGATGTCGGTTGGCAGAAACCGACATTATGCCATCCACGACATCGTACCCCGTCACTTCATGCAGTCGGCAGACCTTTCCGGGGTCGGCACCCCGGTGATGAAGGCGATCTTTGAAGACATCGCCGCGAACGCCGAACAGCAGGCAGAGGCTGCTATTGGAGCGCTGCCCAACGGTTTTCCCGACCAGCTCGTGACGTCGACCATGGCCGCTATCAGCCAACGTGTCCGGGTCGTCGCGGATTCACTTTCGGCAGCCACTCAAGTCTAAAGCAAGAAATTGCCCGCATGGCCGTTTTTGGCTCGGTTTCGCTGCTTTAGAAGCTAACCGCGATGCCTCGATTGGCATAGAAGCGATCGAAGGTGGCGAGCGATAGCACAACGTCGGCCTGACTGGCGCGGTCATGGCCGGAGGGATTGTGAAAGCGAATGCTCTCCTGCGAGGCAGCTGTCACCAGCACGAGATGACCGCCCTTTGACACCGGCTCGCGTTCGGGCCAACGAATAGCGCTGTTGACCGAGGCGATAAAGAACCGATGTTTGGCGAGGATTGCGGGAAGCCCGGTCGCCGGTATCTCTGTCTTGATGACTGCTGAAAGATTGAACTGCTCGCGGACGAAATCGACGAATGGTGCGTAGATCAGACCTTTGATCGAGGCATCGATCTCATTGACGACGTAGCCACCATAATCGGTACAGCCACGCGCCAGCGAGAGGATCGGGTGCGTCTCGCTACGAGCGGCAAGGATCATTTTCAGGCAAGCCATGCCGCAAATGTTGACCGCCCACCGCGCATACTCCTCCACTGTTTTTGCGCCAGAATTTTGCCAGAGTGGATCACGAAGCAATGCCGACGTTCCTTCCGACACGACAGCCAACGTCATTTCCGGTGTTTCCCACTGGCTGAAATAGGGCACGTCAAGGTTTCGGTAATCCATGTCTTTCCATCCGGAACTGTTGATGCAGCAAGCATTAGGACCGCCGCTGAAAAGCGGTTCGTTTAATTGCACTCCTCGCCGAGGAGGATAATCAGCTCCTTAGGTCGGCATAGTGCTTGCTTTAGAATTACGGCCAATGGATGTGTTCGAATCGGATGCGAGCGCATTGAGCTGATAACAGAAACCTGTCTAATCATCTTCCATCGGCTCGAGCACACATTCTTGAATAGGAGCCAACAGCTCCCACACACGTTCATTTTTGTTACTGGTAAGTTTGGCTGTTCCACCGAGCGCTATTGGTGTCGCCCGCTGCAGAACGACGTGACCAAAACCAGTATTATTTCCCGGCTCCAAGTCCTGTTCGACACCAAGATTTGTTTCTGACCATCTCAACTTTAAATACTCAGTGTCGTCGTGATTTTCCACGCCCCACGAGACCGAAATTTTTCCCTTTGATTGAGCGAGCACACCATATTTGGCGGAATTGGTACCAAGTTCGTGAATGGCCATTCCGATATGTAAAACCGCATGGGGTGCAAGTTGAATCGAGGCACCGGATATAGCGATCATTCCTTCATGTCCAAATGGCTTCAGCTGTTCA contains:
- a CDS encoding acetyl-CoA carboxylase: MSVREIKSPLPGIFFRSPSPDSEPFKRDGDAVDSSDVIGIIEVMKSFHEIKAGLKASNIRFLIDDGDAVMAGQPLAEVET
- a CDS encoding LysR family transcriptional regulator yields the protein MSLSLRQIRYFVATAEYGQISLASAELRISQSAITTAIKDLEQTVGLELFNRSAQGMDLTTAGRQFLFHAYDILNKVNEATNLLLPAGDFSGELTVAASYTVFGYFLPQHLGRLRRAWPNLSIQLFELNREAIEEGLLANRYDMAVLLTSNVINPDLTTETLMSSRRRLWVPARHSLLTKEAVGLRHIVEEPYIMLTVDEAAHTSLRYWSTTPYRPNVTLRTSSVEAVRSLVADGHGVTILSDMVLRPWSLEGKRIETIVPTEPIPSMDVGLAWRRNAQFTPAMEAFRAYFHQTFFLPSNR
- a CDS encoding C39 family peptidase, with protein sequence MDYRNLDVPYFSQWETPEMTLAVVSEGTSALLRDPLWQNSGAKTVEEYARWAVNICGMACLKMILAARSETHPILSLARGCTDYGGYVVNEIDASIKGLIYAPFVDFVREQFNLSAVIKTEIPATGLPAILAKHRFFIASVNSAIRWPEREPVSKGGHLVLVTAASQESIRFHNPSGHDRASQADVVLSLATFDRFYANRGIAVSF
- a CDS encoding purine-cytosine permease family protein produces the protein MAGKISAAEADNLDYSNIAVPPNARMPKMALTMAWWAVCSAVFYIVVGAALAIGFGTRNAIIGMVLSVITYGLINAVLSRFAIRSGLSVALFSRVLFGNVGAGLATLIFCATAIYYAVFEGSVIAVGINTVFPWISYPLAALIVVLYSVPLIFGSIQTWLDKFNGVLLPFYILGLVVAVVLAIGEYGYSNKWLNLGPASGEVAGGWWSCFVYYMGVWVLMMFTFDYARFGRQEDVGYHAWFNFGMPFYIMVFLVSGLFGIFMIGTVPDLGKVTEVTVLLALLKLMGVWGLLFVWITQTRINTANYYLAAVNMEALFQLFGKLPFGRIGWAIVVGAIVYLLMLADVFTYLLQALAYQGIFVVAWVAIAVSHILSDHYKRVAGDKIEYRASHVPAFNPLGITAWFAAAAVGIGLHLSGGFYADLSAPATAIIAFGMYAIGLTVAKREWFLISS
- a CDS encoding type II toxin-antitoxin system HipA family toxin, with product MARRRAHVPLNVFLNGRHVGVLRREATGAIDFQYGRGWLDWRGTFPVSLSLPLREDRYIGTPVINVFDNLLPDNDAIRNRVAERVGAQGTDAFSLLTALGQDCVGALQFLPDGTDPGTVGDTDGKPVSDDEVADIIKNLAAAPLGMGEDEDFRISIAGAQEKTALLRKDGQWFKPTGTTATTHILKPQIGQLPNGIDLSNSVENEYLCLKLLQAMGVPTASVEIADFGERRTLIVERFDRLWTKDGRLLRLPQEDTCQALSIPPTRKYQSDGGPGMREITNLLKGSDTPDADIATFMRAGVLFWLLGATDGHAKNFSIFLGPGGRFRMTPLYDVLTAQPSLDEGQISRKKFKLAMSVGRNRHYAIHDIVPRHFMQSADLSGVGTPVMKAIFEDIAANAEQQAEAAIGALPNGFPDQLVTSTMAAISQRVRVVADSLSAATQV
- a CDS encoding biotin-dependent carboxyltransferase family protein, which codes for MVIKVINPGLSTTIQDLGRPGYFHLGIPLGGAMDRLALRAANLLVGNDEGAACLEAVFVGPELEFAKETVIAVTGADMPMKIDGEEKPGWTVIKVKSGQTLSFDFLSKGARIYIAVAGGIDVPIVLGSRSTYIIGALGGFRGRAIANNDQLPIGPSGRLSEGASLEGSLRPKMATPAELRVLPGLYWHRLQKISMGSFFDDQWKVASEADRMGYRFRGGRALQFVDREPPFGAGSDPSNIVDSCYPYGSIQVPGGTEPIILHRDAVSGGGYCTIGTVISADMDMIGQMQPNTPTRFVEVDMKMALAARAHRAALLQSIRHALA
- a CDS encoding 5-oxoprolinase subunit PxpA; the protein is MPLSAVDLNCDMGEGFGHWRLGDANDADLMPIISSANIATGFHAGDPNLMDATVRLAAQHGVSIGAHPGYRDLQGFGRRRIGGSSEETVNDIIYQIGALREFARRYDANLQHVKPHGALYMDLASNEEMSRLFVNSMRTTAPNAFIYCMDISKTYQAAIEAGQPVIREFYADREYDRSGSIVFTRRTARLDPGLIAEKVVRACKEGQVKTVDGDLIDIEFDSICFHSDTPGCLEIAKAMRAALIAHGIKITPASELAHPSKFTARG
- a CDS encoding helix-turn-helix domain-containing protein; its protein translation is MNEQIARTEKQLGAILRRARKQAHLSQGALGEQIHMRQGTVSRLEAGEPAVQLRTLMEALSALNLELVVRSRSQSSAADIEDLF
- a CDS encoding acetyl-CoA carboxylase biotin carboxylase subunit, with translation MNISSVLIANRGEIAVRINRAAKALGLRTVQVYSAADANSLAVKLADEAIEIGPATAKKSYLNIDTIIAAAIMAEVDAVHPGYGFLAENADFADAVIAAGMKFVGPDGASIRLLGDKVAARNQAEKAGVPTVPGSGGRIADVEEAAAIASAIGFPVMIKAAAGGGGRGIRVAQDIDEFKQHFPQASAEAAAAFGDGGLYIEKAILNARHIEVQMLGDGKNFVHCYERECSLQRRRQKVWEEAPAVGLPESVRQRLCDSAVSLARSVGYSGAGTVEYLYDEASQKFYFLEVNTRIQVEHPVTEMITGLDLVQEMLRIAGGETLSVRQQDIAIKGHAIECRINAEDPSKDFMPFPGTIDRISVPVGKDIRFDTMLFQGYVVPPFYDSLLGKLIVHGADRAQCLARLTVALSELKIDGIPTTIPLHAALAKDPDIAIGHFHTRFLENWLETRFNPPASSDQAYREATG
- a CDS encoding 5-oxoprolinase subunit B family protein, yielding MKTRYSFGGDEHLFVECAESMSLEAFFKSLSMTNAIRESGIKGVTEICPANASFQIKFNPDQIKPDDVLSEVQVIEKAADKAEPTIKTRIIEIPVFYEDPWTYETLMRFRERHQDPSLTDLEYAARINNLDGVGDFINAHSGSPWFVSMVGFVAGLPFMYQMVDKPKQLQVPKYLRPRTDTPKLTIGHGGCFSCIYSVRGAGGYQMFGVTPMPIFDPEQKTSYLRDFMVFFRPGDIVKYRPIAREEYDAILGDVSAGQFVPKMRDVTFDLREFQKDTNGYNARLEGMINGY